One window of the Eucalyptus grandis isolate ANBG69807.140 chromosome 8, ASM1654582v1, whole genome shotgun sequence genome contains the following:
- the LOC104416193 gene encoding stemmadenine O-acetyltransferase: MEMRVEVTSRETIKPSSPTPHRLKTFNLCLLDQMTRMYYASVVFFYPSDPTRDLPVKIDHISCTLKKSLAEALTRFYPLSGRLSKNNLYIDCNDAGVLYVEARVDCSLSEFAKKPEIRLLDKFLPLHGVSTGPEEEAFLFGIQVNVLSCGGIVIGTSSSHKIMDATTFIAFFRTWTAIATGRPDQAMQADCMAASTLFPSSDTMPSNAGLWHGNPFTKPGKSSLRRFVFDSAALSRLKLDARSEFVPNPTRIEALTGFIWKHAIRASRMLSGMQPPSAVVQSMNLRHRVEPPLPEQSIGNIAWRAFATYENTRPEVELRDLVESVRKSLAEINVDHVKKIRGDGAFEGISKWLEEAGRIYTKMRQECYTFVSWYRMGFYDVDFGWGRPVWVSVQNFGDDAFKNVVIMMDTPSGNGIEALIALEEQEMSILEQDQEFLASAKPQLSMVLQGRSKL, translated from the exons atggAGATGCGAGTTGAAGTGACCAGCAGAGAGACGATAAAGCCTTCATCACCAACGCCTCACCGCCTGAAGACCTTCAACTTGTGCCTCCTTGACCAAATGACCCGCATGTACTATGCCTCAGTTGTTTTCTTCTACCCAAGTGACCCAACTCGTGATCTCCCCGTGAAAATTGACCACATCTCTTGTACTCTCAAGAAGTCTCTCGCCGAGGCCCTGACCCGGTTTTACCCGCTCTCCGGGCGGCTCAGCAAGAACAACCTCTACATCGACTGCAACGATGCCGGGGTGCTGTATGTCGAGGCCCGCGTGGACTGTTCGCTCTCGGAGTTCGCCAAGAAACCCGAGATTAGGCTGCTAGACAAGTTCCTCCCGTTGCATGGGGTTTCCACCGGACCGGAAGAGGAAGCCTTTCTGTTCGGGATACAAGTGAACGTGCTTTCGTGTGGAGGGATCGTTATCGGGACTTCCAGCTCGCACAAGATCATGGACGCGACCACATTTATAGCTTTTTTCAGGACATGGACCGCCATAGCCACGGGACGTCCTGATCAAGCGATGCAGGCGGACTGCATGGCCGCATCAACCCTATTCCCGAGCAGCGACACGATGCCTAGCAATGCTGGACTGTGGCATGGGAACCCCTTTACCAAACCGGGAAAGAGCAGTCTGAGGAGATTCGTGTTCGACTCCGCTGCCCTATCGAGGTTAAAACTCGATGCTAG GAGTGAATTCGTTCCAAACCCAACTCGAATCGAAGCGCTGACTGGATTCATCTGGAAACATGCAATAAGAGCTTCTAGGATGCTGTCCGGCATGCAGCCCCCATCGGCAGTGGTCCAATCGATGAACCTCCGCCACCGTGTGGAACCGCCTCTGCCCGAACAGTCGATCGGGAATATCGCTTGGAGGGCATTCGCGACCTACGAAAACACGAGGCCGGAAGTTGAACTGCGTGACTTGGTCGAGTCGGTGAGGAAATCGCTTGCTGAGATAAACGTCGACCACGTGAAGAAAATTCGAGGGGATGGTGCTTTTGAGGGAATCTCCAAGTGGCTAGAAGAGGCGGGCCGGATCTATACAAAGATGAGGCAAGAGTGTTACACTTTTGTGAGTTGGTACAGGATGGGATTCTACGACGTCGATTTCGGGTGGGGGAGGCCCGTATGGGTAAGTGTCCAGAACTTCGGGGACGACGCGTTCAAGAACGTGGTCATCATGATGGACACACCGTCCGGCAATGGAATAGAAGCATTGATCGCGTTGGAGGAGCAAGAGATGTCTATACTGGAGCAGGATCAGGAGTTCCTTGCATCCGCCAAGCCCCAACTCAGTATGGTTCTCCAGGGCCGCAGTAAACTCTGA